In Thiovibrio frasassiensis, one DNA window encodes the following:
- a CDS encoding sulfurtransferase, with amino-acid sequence MTEKILYTIRETQALLEKDAVQLVDIRDQDTFGEGHIPGAVNLPEIFSFLSESSPEGLAALQNSFAASFSRVGLSHGRKVIFYEDSFDTRYGASCRGYWLARYLGHRDCGILDGGFWAWLQDGLPEETAEVMPTPSRFIPRPNATLMATKEDVLKALGDARVILLDNRDANEWLGQTSSPYGFDFAPRRGRIPGARWIEWYNFMSREPIPAFRPAQEVRALCASQQIYPDSDIIIFCFKGSRAANTYVALKLAGFSRLRVYFASWNEWARDPSLPVESGEPGPA; translated from the coding sequence ATGACGGAAAAAATTCTCTACACCATCCGCGAAACCCAGGCGCTGCTCGAGAAAGATGCGGTGCAGCTCGTGGATATCCGTGATCAGGACACCTTTGGTGAGGGGCATATTCCCGGGGCGGTAAACCTGCCGGAGATCTTTTCCTTTTTAAGCGAGAGCAGTCCGGAAGGGTTGGCAGCTTTGCAGAACTCCTTTGCTGCGAGTTTCTCCCGGGTCGGCCTTTCCCATGGGCGGAAGGTGATTTTTTACGAAGACAGTTTTGACACCCGCTATGGTGCTTCCTGTCGCGGCTACTGGCTGGCGCGCTATCTCGGACATCGGGATTGCGGTATTCTTGACGGGGGGTTCTGGGCTTGGTTGCAAGACGGCCTGCCCGAAGAAACTGCCGAGGTGATGCCGACTCCCAGTCGGTTTATCCCCCGTCCCAATGCGACCCTGATGGCCACCAAGGAAGATGTGCTCAAGGCTCTGGGCGATGCACGGGTCATTCTCCTCGACAACCGGGATGCCAACGAATGGTTGGGCCAGACCTCCTCTCCGTACGGTTTCGATTTTGCACCCCGGCGGGGGCGGATTCCCGGCGCCCGCTGGATTGAATGGTACAATTTTATGAGCCGGGAACCGATTCCGGCCTTCCGTCCCGCCCAGGAAGTTCGGGCCTTATGTGCCAGCCAGCAGATATACCCGGACAGCGACATCATTATTTTCTGTTTCAAGGGGTCGCGGGCGGCCAATACCTATGTGGCGCTGAAGCTCGCCGGCTTCAGCAGATTGCGGGTGTACTTCGCCTCCTGGAACGAGTGGGCCAGGGATCCGAGCCTCCCCGTCGAGAGCGGGGAACCGGGGCCCGCTTAG
- a CDS encoding endonuclease III domain-containing protein: MSNRIEEIHTRLFDHFGAQHWWPGETPFEIMLGAVLTQNTSWRNVSMVIEGLRREGLLSFAALDALPLEALAEKIRPSGYYNQKAKRIKGLFAAIREDSGSLEEFFAQETQTLREKLLAIKGIGPETADSITLYAAAKPVFVVDAYTYRILLRHDLIAEDAGYEEIQDLFLSKLPAEAQLFNEYHALLVRLAKEYCKKSNPLCDSCPLQGF; encoded by the coding sequence GTGAGTAACCGGATCGAGGAAATCCATACCCGTCTTTTCGACCATTTTGGCGCCCAGCACTGGTGGCCCGGCGAAACCCCCTTCGAGATCATGCTGGGGGCGGTTCTGACCCAGAATACCAGCTGGCGCAATGTGAGCATGGTCATCGAGGGGTTGCGCCGGGAGGGGTTGCTCTCCTTTGCAGCCCTGGATGCCTTGCCGCTCGAGGCGCTTGCCGAAAAGATCCGGCCTTCCGGGTATTACAATCAGAAGGCCAAACGGATCAAGGGTCTCTTTGCCGCCATCCGGGAAGACAGCGGAAGTCTTGAGGAATTTTTCGCGCAGGAGACCCAGACCCTTCGGGAAAAGCTTTTGGCCATCAAGGGCATCGGCCCGGAAACCGCCGATTCCATCACCCTCTATGCTGCGGCCAAACCGGTGTTCGTGGTGGATGCCTACACCTACCGCATCCTGCTCCGGCATGACCTCATTGCGGAAGACGCCGGCTATGAAGAGATTCAGGATCTCTTCCTGAGCAAGCTGCCCGCCGAGGCCCAGCTCTTTAACGAGTACCATGCCCTCTTGGTCCGTCTCGCCAAGGAATATTGCAAGAAATCAAACCCCCTCTGTGATAGTTGTCCCCTGCAGGGGTTCTAG
- a CDS encoding HDOD domain-containing protein, with protein MMDVAAEYVRDVEKIAPCPEVALDVLSMAHAADCSIPKLSEKIEQDPGLTANMLHMANSAYFGHMKKITSVKDIIVRMGVDAVKIISITSASVGLLRSPQAAYALGRGELWRHSFAVAILANIIARNAKARDTSAIYTAGLLHDVGKVILDRPLQVASYSRDENGEQEPLLTVERRLLHTDHAEVGMALLEKWGLPEAVSVPVGLHHDMTQAQSKRLGVKIIYLADQLVHLTEYDAGSPGEFFFDVLAYESMKEELPEVPHFENNMRLIIEEFVDKYQDAVAVFSL; from the coding sequence GCCCATGCCGCGGATTGTTCCATCCCTAAGCTGTCGGAAAAGATAGAGCAGGATCCGGGACTCACCGCCAACATGCTGCACATGGCCAACTCCGCGTATTTTGGCCACATGAAAAAAATCACCTCGGTCAAGGACATCATCGTCCGTATGGGGGTGGATGCGGTCAAGATCATCTCCATCACCAGTGCGTCGGTCGGGTTGCTCAGGTCGCCGCAGGCGGCCTATGCGTTAGGCCGGGGCGAGCTCTGGCGGCATTCCTTTGCTGTTGCCATTCTGGCAAATATCATTGCCCGCAACGCCAAGGCTCGGGATACTTCGGCTATTTATACCGCCGGTCTGCTCCATGACGTGGGCAAGGTGATCCTCGATCGGCCATTGCAGGTGGCGAGCTACAGCCGGGATGAAAACGGCGAGCAGGAACCGCTGCTGACCGTGGAACGGAGGTTGCTGCATACGGACCATGCCGAGGTGGGGATGGCCCTGCTGGAAAAATGGGGCTTGCCCGAGGCGGTTTCGGTGCCGGTTGGTCTGCACCATGATATGACGCAGGCGCAGTCGAAAAGATTGGGCGTCAAGATCATCTATCTGGCCGACCAGTTGGTGCATCTTACCGAATACGATGCAGGCAGTCCCGGGGAATTCTTTTTTGACGTGCTGGCCTATGAGAGCATGAAAGAGGAATTGCCTGAGGTGCCGCATTTTGAAAACAATATGCGTCTGATTATTGAAGAGTTTGTTGATAAATATCAGGATGCCGTCGCCGTATTCAGCCTCTAG
- a CDS encoding chemotaxis protein CheW, with product MALDPQMKILLVEDAGTMRKMEARILGQVGFTNIVEAKDGNDAMEKLTAEKDIALVISDWSMPNFDGYQLLQWMRGHESFKNLPFLMATGHGDKAYVAKAKEAGANGVVAKPFTPDELKVLIDEIFGLKQAVVAKKEEGPKMSAEGKVHLKMAHIQITDHLALGVLKHQVAAGRKNPQHFSLDTLCMPGWNPVQNALENGEVDGAFILAPMAMDLFSYGVPIKLVLFAHRNGSICVRNKTGKYAKPYQQFFKHKTFYIPHKMSIHNMLAHMYFTQMGLRPGVAGKEAVNVLFDVVPPVAMPEFLKENSEASGFLVAEPIGSRAITAGIAERQFLSSEVWQDHPCCVVVFREEILTKYPEAVQEFTTMLVDSGIYIRDHVDEAAEIAVAFLDPEKKIGLEPGLLRNVLSDPQGITTDNLYPVLEDLETIQDYMTSKMEIGRRINLAEFVDTRFADIACKPLPTAVGAGQEAAAPRGAARKLGIDQSLASREGKYLIFTLGKERYGLGILDVREIIGLMTIHELPQMPPFFKGVINLRDKVIPVMDMRGKFGMESAEYDSRTCIIVVEVSGLTGSRLIGIIVDAVSEVVIIKEQEVEDPPKFGSAADSQCLLGMAKLAEGVTILLDIDRLMHIQEAVLIGEAA from the coding sequence ATGGCTCTTGATCCCCAGATGAAGATCTTACTTGTTGAAGATGCCGGAACCATGCGCAAGATGGAGGCCAGGATTCTCGGCCAGGTTGGTTTCACCAACATCGTCGAGGCAAAAGACGGCAACGACGCCATGGAAAAACTTACCGCCGAAAAAGACATTGCCCTGGTCATCAGCGACTGGTCCATGCCCAATTTCGACGGCTACCAGCTCCTGCAATGGATGCGCGGTCACGAATCATTCAAGAACCTCCCCTTTCTCATGGCCACAGGGCACGGAGACAAGGCCTATGTCGCCAAAGCCAAAGAGGCCGGGGCCAACGGCGTGGTCGCCAAGCCTTTTACCCCGGACGAACTGAAGGTCCTCATCGATGAGATTTTTGGCCTGAAGCAGGCAGTGGTCGCCAAAAAAGAGGAAGGCCCCAAGATGAGCGCCGAGGGCAAGGTGCATCTCAAGATGGCCCATATCCAGATCACCGACCATCTCGCCCTGGGAGTGCTTAAGCATCAGGTGGCCGCAGGCCGGAAAAACCCACAGCATTTCAGCCTGGACACCCTCTGCATGCCCGGCTGGAACCCGGTGCAGAACGCCCTGGAAAACGGGGAAGTGGATGGGGCCTTTATCCTGGCGCCCATGGCCATGGATCTCTTCAGCTACGGGGTGCCCATCAAGCTGGTACTCTTCGCCCACCGCAACGGCAGCATCTGCGTACGCAACAAGACCGGCAAATACGCCAAGCCGTACCAGCAGTTTTTTAAGCACAAGACCTTTTATATCCCCCACAAGATGTCGATCCACAACATGCTCGCCCACATGTACTTCACCCAGATGGGGTTGCGGCCCGGGGTGGCGGGCAAGGAGGCGGTCAACGTCCTCTTCGACGTGGTGCCGCCGGTGGCCATGCCGGAATTTTTAAAGGAAAACTCCGAGGCCAGCGGTTTTTTGGTGGCCGAACCCATCGGCTCACGCGCCATTACCGCAGGCATTGCCGAACGCCAATTCCTCTCCAGCGAGGTGTGGCAGGACCATCCTTGCTGCGTCGTGGTTTTCCGGGAAGAGATTCTTACCAAATACCCCGAGGCGGTGCAGGAGTTCACCACGATGCTAGTGGACTCCGGCATCTATATCCGGGACCATGTTGACGAGGCGGCGGAGATCGCCGTGGCCTTTCTCGATCCGGAGAAAAAAATCGGCCTCGAACCCGGGCTGCTCCGCAATGTCCTTTCCGATCCCCAGGGAATCACCACGGACAACCTCTATCCGGTCCTGGAAGATCTGGAGACCATCCAGGATTACATGACCTCCAAGATGGAGATCGGAAGGCGGATCAATCTGGCCGAATTTGTCGACACCCGCTTTGCCGATATCGCTTGCAAGCCTCTGCCCACAGCAGTGGGGGCAGGACAGGAAGCGGCCGCCCCCCGGGGCGCGGCCCGCAAGCTGGGCATCGACCAATCCCTTGCCTCCCGCGAGGGAAAATACCTGATCTTCACCCTGGGCAAGGAGCGTTACGGCCTCGGCATCCTCGATGTCCGGGAGATCATCGGCTTGATGACCATCCATGAGCTGCCGCAGATGCCACCCTTTTTCAAAGGGGTTATCAACCTGCGGGACAAGGTCATCCCGGTCATGGACATGCGGGGCAAATTCGGCATGGAGAGCGCGGAGTACGACAGCCGCACCTGTATTATCGTCGTAGAGGTTTCCGGCCTCACCGGCTCCCGGCTCATCGGCATCATCGTCGATGCGGTCTCCGAGGTGGTTATCATCAAGGAGCAGGAGGTGGAAGATCCCCCCAAATTCGGCAGCGCGGCGGACAGCCAGTGCCTGCTGGGCATGGCCAAACTCGCCGAAGGCGTGACCATCCTCCTGGACATTGACCGTCTCATGCATATCCAGGAGGCGGTGCTGATCGGGGAAGCGGCCTAA
- a CDS encoding manganese efflux pump MntP, producing the protein MEFTTILLIAVALAVDAFAVALAAGVSLCQVNSRQLFRLAFHFGFFQAGMNVLGWLGGLTVRSFIEAYAHWLAFVLLAFVGLKMIWEAIREVKEEGAGTDPTRGRMLITLSVATSIDSLAVGLSFAVLEISVWLPALIIGLVASGLTALGLRLGCLLGGASRLGSRAEIVGGLVLLAIGIKILHEHGVL; encoded by the coding sequence ATGGAATTTACCACAATCCTGCTCATCGCCGTGGCTTTGGCCGTGGACGCTTTTGCCGTGGCCCTGGCCGCCGGAGTCAGCCTCTGTCAGGTCAATTCCCGGCAGCTCTTCCGCTTGGCCTTCCATTTCGGTTTTTTCCAGGCCGGGATGAATGTCCTCGGCTGGCTCGGCGGCCTTACGGTCCGCTCGTTCATCGAAGCGTATGCCCACTGGCTCGCCTTTGTGCTCCTTGCCTTTGTGGGGTTGAAGATGATCTGGGAGGCGATCCGGGAGGTGAAGGAGGAGGGGGCGGGCACGGATCCCACCCGGGGGCGGATGTTGATTACCCTTTCGGTCGCCACCAGTATCGATTCCCTGGCCGTGGGTTTGAGTTTTGCCGTGCTGGAGATCAGCGTCTGGTTGCCCGCCCTGATTATCGGCCTGGTTGCCTCGGGACTCACCGCCCTTGGCCTGCGGCTGGGCTGTCTGCTGGGCGGGGCTTCGCGCTTGGGCTCCCGGGCAGAGATCGTAGGCGGACTGGTTCTGCTGGCCATCGGGATCAAAATTCTCCATGAACACGGGGTGTTATAG
- the thiC gene encoding phosphomethylpyrimidine synthase ThiC: MSIREDAIRGTVTPLFENCAANENVTVQALMQGVAAGTICIPKNKNHQFDRIMAVGKGLSTKVNANIGSSKDYPEVSQELQKLCVCLKAGADTVMDLSMGGELDAIRQEILKSCPIPLGTVPIYQSIAEVVEKQKKKIGEVTVAQMFKGIEQQAKDGVDFMTIHSGITRSTMDRVRNHKRLMGVVSRGGSFTIEWMSFNNKENPMYEHFDELLALLKEHEVTLSLGDGIRPGCLADATDRGQIQELIHLGELTQRAWEAGVQVMVEGPGHMPLNQIQANILLQKQLCHGAPFYVLGPLVTDIAPGYDHITGAIGGAIAGAAGADFLCYVTPAEHLKLPSAEDVHEGVMASRIAAHAADIAKGLPGAIEKDIAMAKCRNNLDWKGQIDLSIDPEKARRFREEGSSYKGDACSMCGSYCAIKVYKQATAPDRLQK; encoded by the coding sequence ATGAGTATTCGAGAAGATGCGATCAGGGGCACGGTTACCCCTCTTTTTGAAAATTGTGCCGCCAACGAGAATGTTACGGTTCAGGCCCTGATGCAGGGGGTGGCCGCGGGGACGATCTGCATCCCCAAGAACAAGAACCACCAGTTTGACCGGATCATGGCGGTGGGCAAGGGTTTGTCCACCAAGGTCAACGCCAATATCGGCTCTTCCAAGGATTATCCCGAGGTGAGTCAGGAGCTGCAGAAGCTCTGCGTCTGCCTCAAGGCCGGAGCCGACACGGTGATGGACCTTTCCATGGGCGGCGAGTTGGACGCCATCCGGCAGGAGATCCTGAAGAGCTGTCCCATTCCCTTGGGTACCGTGCCCATTTATCAGTCCATTGCCGAGGTGGTGGAGAAGCAGAAGAAGAAGATCGGTGAGGTCACCGTTGCCCAGATGTTCAAGGGCATTGAGCAGCAGGCCAAGGACGGGGTCGATTTCATGACCATCCATTCCGGCATCACCCGCTCCACCATGGACCGGGTCCGCAACCACAAGCGGCTCATGGGCGTGGTCAGCCGGGGCGGCTCCTTTACCATCGAGTGGATGAGCTTCAACAACAAAGAAAACCCCATGTACGAACATTTTGACGAGCTGCTGGCTCTCCTCAAGGAGCACGAGGTCACCCTGAGCCTGGGCGACGGCATCCGTCCCGGTTGCCTGGCGGACGCCACCGACCGGGGCCAGATCCAGGAGCTGATCCATCTCGGTGAACTGACCCAGCGTGCTTGGGAGGCCGGGGTGCAGGTGATGGTTGAAGGGCCGGGCCATATGCCCTTAAACCAGATTCAGGCCAATATCCTCCTCCAGAAACAGCTCTGCCACGGGGCGCCTTTTTATGTGTTGGGTCCTCTGGTTACGGATATTGCTCCGGGCTACGACCATATCACCGGCGCCATCGGCGGCGCCATTGCCGGGGCGGCTGGCGCCGACTTTCTCTGCTATGTCACCCCGGCCGAGCATCTTAAGCTGCCCAGCGCCGAGGATGTGCACGAGGGGGTCATGGCCTCCCGCATTGCCGCACATGCCGCCGATATCGCCAAGGGGCTGCCCGGCGCCATCGAGAAGGATATCGCCATGGCCAAGTGCCGCAACAATCTGGATTGGAAAGGCCAGATCGATCTTTCCATCGATCCGGAAAAGGCCCGGCGTTTCCGGGAGGAGGGGAGTTCCTACAAGGGTGACGCTTGCAGCATGTGCGGCTCATACTGCGCCATCAAGGTGTACAAGCAGGCCACCGCGCCGGATCGACTGCAGAAATAA
- a CDS encoding magnesium transporter CorA family protein, whose protein sequence is MLTVYKRFDHQLQIVTDSGPVPRSWIRMVNPTPDEIRTVSEATKVPEDLLRAALDSEERSRIEIEDNCMLVLTNFPMLRGPDMYDTLPLGIILTPDQVITVSLEETEILPGNIVGPGAPAYYNTGKRTRFLFQILYKTAKVYLRFIHQINRQTDEIERHLRKSMNNAEVFRLFDMEKGLTYFTVALRSNGLVLERLMRLRKNSALQHLLPQYEEDEDILEDAIIENRQALEMVQMYSDILSGMMDAFTSVISNNLNQVMKLLASITILISTPTMISSFWGMNVGVPFLDQQMGFWVVLGISIVLTGLAGFVLWRKRMF, encoded by the coding sequence ATGCTTACCGTGTACAAGCGCTTTGACCATCAGCTGCAGATCGTCACAGACAGTGGGCCGGTGCCAAGATCCTGGATCCGGATGGTCAACCCGACTCCGGATGAAATTCGTACGGTTTCCGAGGCGACCAAGGTGCCGGAGGACCTGCTCCGTGCCGCACTGGACTCGGAAGAACGCTCCCGTATCGAAATCGAAGATAACTGCATGCTGGTGCTCACCAACTTCCCGATGCTGCGCGGGCCGGACATGTACGACACCCTGCCGTTGGGCATCATCCTGACCCCGGACCAGGTCATTACCGTCTCCCTGGAAGAAACCGAGATCCTGCCCGGCAATATCGTTGGCCCCGGGGCACCGGCCTATTACAACACCGGCAAGCGCACCCGCTTCCTCTTTCAGATTCTCTACAAGACCGCCAAGGTCTATCTGCGCTTCATCCATCAGATCAACCGGCAGACCGATGAAATCGAGCGCCATCTGCGGAAATCGATGAATAATGCCGAGGTGTTCCGGCTGTTCGACATGGAAAAAGGCCTCACCTATTTTACGGTTGCCTTACGTTCCAACGGTCTGGTTCTGGAGCGGCTGATGCGACTCAGGAAGAACAGCGCCCTGCAGCACTTGTTGCCGCAGTACGAAGAGGATGAGGATATTCTCGAGGATGCCATCATCGAAAACCGTCAGGCCCTGGAGATGGTCCAGATGTATTCCGATATATTGAGCGGCATGATGGATGCCTTCACCTCGGTCATTTCCAATAATCTCAACCAGGTGATGAAGCTGCTCGCCTCCATCACCATCCTGATTTCCACTCCGACCATGATCTCCAGCTTCTGGGGGATGAATGTGGGGGTGCCCTTCCTGGATCAGCAGATGGGCTTCTGGGTCGTCCTCGGGATCTCCATCGTACTCACCGGCTTGGCGGGTTTTGTGCTCTGGCGAAAACGGATGTTTTAG